The proteins below come from a single Clarias gariepinus isolate MV-2021 ecotype Netherlands chromosome 17, CGAR_prim_01v2, whole genome shotgun sequence genomic window:
- the nipblb gene encoding nipped-B-like protein B isoform X2: MNGDMPHVPITTLAGIASLTDLLNQLPLPSPLPATTTKSLLYNGRIAEEVNCLLARRDDNLVSQLVHSLNQVSTEHIELKDNLGSDDPEGDMPVLLQTVLSRNPNIFREKSMPTRYGVQGGIMQQPMMPPYKMPQNSMHGSPASTNYQQTPVTPSPPSRFVQPQTGSGARFIPQQNSPVPSPYAPQSPAGFMQYPHPPTYSQHQQLQVSVASPMVPGMRNIHDNKVPGQMSSNSANHNARHCSNEEYMNIVHRLGNEESDPSMRNASFPLRSPQSVCSPAGSEGTPKVGSRPPLILQSPPPYTSPRDAAPDLLMDSPERKKKQKKMIKEEGEKGAMYDIVSSPSKDSTKLTLKLSRVKSADTEQPGDLMPGGVEHGSDAENDLPCNSFQEQSGYQQVPVLQNTGALAAKQPGAVSGTPYDEAELDALAEIERIERESAIERERCSKEVQDKDKPLKKRKQDSYPQEPGAAGTAGTAGGPGVGGGGSAGNKPTPQEASAASNGANRPALMVSIDLQQAGRAEGQLECPVPAQEAQRWAEDGSDSAGVLRLKTKTDEELQRAADGRPEVIKQQKMASDGRPETPKHKQESRRDSSGKVQVSDKRPDLPKHRHDTKPDKIRPETPRKDGRPELSRDGHREEKHKDRERDRERSSDGSKIRRPETPKSSSRSEQERPGRDRDRERDKERDKDRDKDRDRERKHRAESREHRDRRSPEHRSRPDSPRVKQESRSGPDSGRPRTDLKSPNSKEERRSSDGTRKSSDGSKLPPPDSRAGEFPDFLLGGKSGALKNFVIPKLKRDKDGNAEPRRPGENWTQPRVKLERLGLVEDISKRSKPVVVLQKLSLDEVQKIIKERHGTSSKSGKNRPSFGKSSKGGIDESVFKELPPHLLAEIESTMPLCERVKMNKRKRSTANEKPKYAEVSSDEDAESESPKRSKKDRDRDRTWEHEDKKVSGERRRSGGYSEGRRGSGSRYRDHSPDDSGNETPPPSMTDVFKKMKMKEKQKKRKAYEPKLTPEEMMDSSTFKRFLASVDNILENLEDVDLTSLTGDDDEIPQELLLGKHQLSELGSESAKIKAMGITYRIPSDKLVKVLGILEKNIQDGAKLSTHMNHDNDAEDEERLWRDLIMERVTKSADSCLTALNIMTSLRMPKAVYIEDVIERVLQFTKFHLQNTLYPQYDPVYRVDPHGGGMLSSKAKRAKCSTHKQRVIVMLYNKVCDIVSNISELLEIQLLTDTTILQVSSMGITPFFVENVSELQLCAIKLVTAVFSRYEKHRQLILEEIFTSLARLPTSKRSLRNFRLNSSDVDGEPMYIQMVTALVLQLIQCVVHLPTEKDNTDEEYEKKVDQDVLITNSYETAMRTAQNFLSVFLKKCGSKQGEEDYRPLFENFVQDLLSTVNKPEWPAAELLLSLLGRLLVHQFSNKQTEMALRVASLDYLGTVAARLRKDAVTSKMDQRSIDRILREASGNDETQQLQKALLDYLDENVETDPSLLFARKFYIAQWFRDTTTETEKAMKSQNQKEDDSAEGAHHAKDIETTGEIMQRAEKRKQFLRSIIKTTPSQFGTLKMNSDTVDYEDACLVVRYLASMRPFAQSFDIYLTQILRVLGESAIAVRTKAMKCLSEVVAVDPSILARSDMQRGVHGRLMDNSTSVREAAVELLGRFVLSRPQLTEQYYDMLIERILDTGISVRKRVIKILRDICLEQPSFNKITEMCVKMIRRVNDEEGIKKLVNETFQKLWFTPTPNHDKETMTRKIINITDVVSACRDSGYDWFEQLLQNLLKTEEDASYKPTRKACAQLVDNLVEHMLKYEEESLTDCESKGVNSNRLVACITTLYLFSKIRAQLMVKHAMTMQPYLTTKCNNQNDFMVICNVAKILELVVPLMDHPSETFLTTIEEDLMKLIIKYGMTVVQHCVSCLGAIVNKVTHNYKFVWACFNRYYGALNKLKTQHQEDSTSTVLVSNKPALLRSLFTVGALCRHFDFDREEFKGNNKVVIKDKVLELLLYFTKNEDEEVQTKAIIGLGFLFIQHPGLMFVPEVKTLYNGLLSDRKKSVNLKIQVLKNLQTYLQEEDSRMQEADREWKKLSKQEDLKEMGDISSGMSSSIMQLYLKQVLEAFFHTQSSVRHFALNVIALTLSQGLIHPVQCVPYLIAMGTDPEPTMRNKADQQLVEIDKKYTGFIHMKAVAGMKMSYQVQQAIMGSRDSIIRGFRQDESSSALCSHLFTMVRGNRQHRRAFLISLLNLFDDSAKTEVNMLLFIADNLACFPFQTQEEPLFIMHHIDITLSVSGSNLLQSFKESLLKEPRPREKKKKKKEREKKYGSEEEDEEEEYRESSRRSSSSSDEDDEVVHRSKKAKRAAVNSDSDSDLEADDVDKVMDRLPDNPMPLLEFANASQGILLLLVLKQHLKNLYGFSDSKIQKYSPTESAKVYDKAVNRKANVHFNPRQTLDFLTNSLSNAELTYEVKRRIVRQYLDFKVLMEHLDPDEEDEEGEASASAHARNKAITALLGGSSPKNNAADSYDEDSDGDEKMPGSSRRSKRGGDSADASGHMNETVEAMDVIAICCPKYKDRPQIARVIQKTSNGYSVHWMAGSYSGTWAEAKKRDGRKLVPWVDTIKESDIIYKKIALTSGHKLTNKMVQTLRSLYAAKEGTSS; this comes from the exons ATGAATGGGGATATGCCTCATGTTCCCATTACCACTCTTGCTGGGATTGCTAGCCTCACCGACT tgtTAAACCAGCTGCCCTTGCCTTCCCCTCTCCCTGCCACCACCACTAAGAGCCTGCTGTACAATGGGAGGATCGCCGAGGAGGTCAACTGTCTCTTGGCCCGCAGGGACGACAACCTTGTCTCCCAGCTGGTCCACAGCCTTAACCAGGTCTCCACCGAGCACAT AGAGCTGAAGGACAACCTGGGCAGCGATGACCCGGAGGGCGACATGCCGGTGCTGCTGCAGACGGTGCTGTCCAGGAACCCCAACATCTTCAGGGAGAAAAGTATGCCCACCCGATACGGGGTTCAGGGCG GTATAATGCAACAGCCAATGATGCCGCCATACAAGATGCCTCAAAATTCCATGCATGGCAGCCCGGCGTCCACAAACTACCAGCAAACCCCTGTTACTCCCAGCCCTCCTAG tCGCTTCGTTCAACCTCAGACGGGCTCTGGTGCCCGGTTCATACCCCAGCAGAACAGCCCTGTGCCCAGCCCGTATGCCCCTCAGAGCCCTGCCGGTTTCATGCAGTACCCTCATCCTCCAACCTACTCTCAGCATCAACAGCTCCAAG TCTCTGTGGCTAGTCCCATGGTGCCTGGTATGAGAAACATCCACGACAACAAAGTCCCCGGGCAAATGTCAAGTAACTCGGCTAATCACAACGCACGGCATTGCTCCAACGAAGAGTACATGAACATAGTCCACAGACTGGGAAATGAG GAGAGTGATCCTTCGATGAGAAACGCCTCCTTCCCCCTCCGATCGCCCCAATCCGTTTGCTCTCCTGCTGGAAGTGAAGGGACGCCAAAAG TTGGATCGCGGCCACCTCTGATCCTCCAGTCCCCTCCTCCTTACACCTCACCACGAGACGCAGCTCCCGACCTCCTCATGGACTCGCCTGAGCGgaagaaaaagcaaaagaaaatgataaagGAAGAGGGTGAAAAAGGCGCCATGTACGACATCGTTAGCTCACCCTCCAAAGACTCCACCAAGCTGACGCTGAAGCTATCGCGGGTCAAATCGGCAGACACCGAGCAGCCCGGCGATCTTATGCCCGGCGGTGTGGAGCACGGCTCAGACGCAGAGAACGATCTGCCCTGCAACAGCTTTCAGGAACAGTCGGGATACCAGCAGGTTCCGGTGCTGCAGAACACGGGGGCACTCGCTGCAAAACAGCCTGGAGCAGTTAGTGGGACGCCCTACGATGAGGCCGAATTGGACGCCCTGGCTGAGATCGAAAGGATAGAACGTGAATCAGCGATCGAACGAGAGCGCTGCTCAAAGGAGGTTCAGGATAAAG ACAAACCCCTGAAGAAGCGGAAACAAGACTCGTATCCTCAGGAGCCCGGCGCTGCTGGTACTGCTGGTACTGCCGGAGGCCCTGGCGTAGGAGGTGGCGGCAGTGCGGGAAATAAACCAACGCCTCAGGAGGCTAGTGCCGCCAGCAACGGGGCTAACCGTCCAGCACTTATGGTCAGCATAGACCTGCAGCAGGCAGGAAGAGCAGAGGGGCAGCTTGAATGCCCTGTGCCCGCCCAGGAGGCTCAGCGCTGGGCTGAGGATGGTTCTGACTCGGCTGGAGTACTGCGACTCAAGACGAAAACGGACGAAGAGTTACAGAGGGCGGCAGACGGACGGCCCGAGGTCATAAAGCAGCAGAAAATGGCTTCAGATGGCCGTCCCGAGACGCCGAAACACAAGCAGGAAAGCCGTCGTGACTCCTCAGGGAAGGTGCAGGTCTCAGACAAGCGGCCGGACCTGCCGAAGCACAGGCACGACACCAAGCCAGACAAAATCCGTCCCGAGACTCCCCGAAAAGATGGCCGCCCAGAGCTTTCCCGGGACGGCCACAGAGAGGAAAAACACAAAGACAGAGAGCGGGATAGAGAACGCAGCAGTGACGGCTCCAAAATCCGAAGGCCGGAAACACCAAAATCTTCCAGCAGGTCGGAGCAGGAGCGCCCTGGtcgagacagagacagggaaaGAGACAAGGAGCGTGATAAAGACAGAGACAAGGACAGAGATCGCGAGCGTAAACATAGGGCAGAATCCAGAGAACACCGGGACAGGCGATCTCCTGAGCACCGCTCTCGGCCTGACAGTCCACGCGTGAAACAGGAAAGCCGAAGTGGACCGGACTCAGGTCGACCCCGCACTGACCTCAAATCTCCCAACAGCAAAGAGGAGAGGCGGAGCTCTGATGGTACTAGAAAAAGTTCTGATGGCTCGAAGCTACCTCCCCCTGACAGCAGAGCTGGAGAGTTTCCTGATTTCCTTCTAGGCGGCAAGTCTGGCGCATTAAAGAACTTTGTCATTCCCAAGCTGAAACGCGACAAGGATGGGAACGCGGAGCCCAGGCGACCTGGGGAGAATTGGACCCAGCCAAGGGTAAAGCTAGAAAGGCTTGGGCTGGTGGAGGATATCAGCAAACGGTCCAAACCTGTCGTGGTGCTTCAGAAGCTGTCCCTTGATGAGGTGCAGAAAATCATCAAGGAGAGGCATGGGACCAGTTCAAAATCCGGCAAGAACAGACCTTCATTTGGGAAGTCCTCAAAAG GGGGCATTGATGAGTCGGTGTTCAAGGAGCTTCCTCCTCATCTGCTTGCAGAAATCGAGTCCACCATGCCTCTGTGTGAGAGGGTAAAGATGAACAAACGCAAGCGCAGTACAGCAAACGAGAAGCCTAAGTATGCCGAGGTCAGCTCAGATGAAGACGCTGAATCAGAGT CCCCAAAGCGATCAAAGAAGGATCGGGACCGAGACCGGACTTGGGAGCACGAGGACAAAAAGGTTTCCGGAGAGCGCAGGCGTAGCGGAGGCTACAGCGAGGGCCGTAGAGGTTCAGGCAGCCGATATCGAGACCACAGTCCAGACGACTCCGGGAACGAGACGCCGCCTCCCAGCATGACTGACG TGTTCAAAAAGATGAAGATGAAGGAGAAgcaaaaaaagaggaaagctTACGAGCCGAAGCTAACTCCAGAAG AAATGATGGACTCTTCGACATTCAAGAGATTCCTGGCGAGTGTGGACAACATTTTGGAAAATTTGGAGGATGTGGACCTAACGTCGTTAA CTGGAGATGATGACGAGATCCCTCAGGAGCTGCTCCTTGGGAAACATCAGCTATCGGAGCTGGGTAGTGAATCGGCCAAAATCAAAGCCATGGGCATCACGTACAGG ATTCCATCCGACAAGCTAGTAAAAGTGCTGGGCATATTGGAGAAAAACATACAGGACGGCGCCAAGCTTTCCACGCACATGAACCAC GACAACGATGCAGAGGACGAAGAGCGTTTGTGGCGTGACCTCATCATGGAGCGGGTGACCAAATCGGCCGACTCTTGCCTGACGGCTTTGAACATCATGACCTCGCTGCGCATGCCCAAGGCCGTCTATATCGAAGATGTGATCGAGAGGGTGCTGCAGTTCACCAAGTTCCATCTGCAGAACACCCTTTATCCTCAGTATGACCCCGTCTATAGAGTGGACCCACACGGAG GTGGCATGTTGAGCTCAAAAGCCAAACGGGCCAAGTGTTCCACACACAAGCAAAGGGTTATCGTCATGCTCTACAACAAAGTGTGTGACATCGTCAGCAACATCTCAGAGCTGCTGGAGATCCAGCTACTAACAGACACTACAATTCTGCAG GTATCTTCAATGGGGATCACACCGTTCTTTGTGGAGAACGTCAGCGAGCTTCAGCTGTGTGCCATTAAGCTGGTCACCGCT GTCTTCTCCCGTTACGAGAAACACAGGCAGCTGATCCTGGAGGAGATCTTCACCTCTCTCGCCAGGCTCCCCACCAGCAAGAGAAGCTTGAGAAACTTTAG GTTAAACAGCAGCGATGTTGATGGGGAACCCATGTACATCCAGATGGTGACGGCTCTGGTGCTGCAGCTCATACAGTGCGTGGTGCATCTTCCCACTGAGAAAGATAACACTGATGAAGAGTATGAGAAAAAA GTGGACCAGGATGTCCTCATCACAAACTCGTATGAAACCGCGATGAGGACAGCACAGAACTTCCTCTCTGTTTTCCTCAAGAA ATGCGGCAGCAAACAGGGAGAGGAGGACTATCGGCCTTTGTTCGAAAACTTTGTGCAGGACCTTCTCTCAACAGTTAACAAACCAGAGTGGCCTGCTGCCGAACTGCTGCTCAGTCTCCTGGGTCGGTTACTG gTGCACCAGTTCAGCAACAAACAGACTGAGATGGCACTCAGAGTGGCCTCTTTGGACTACCTGGGAACAGTTGCTGCTCGCCTGCGCAAAGATGCTGTTACTAGCAAAATGGACCAGAGATCTATAGATCGCATCCTCAGAGAG GCATCTGGCAACGATGAGACACAGCAGCTTCAGAAAGCCCTGTTGGATTACCTGGATGAAAACGTTGAGACCGATCCTTCTCTTCTG TTTGCGAGGAAGTTCTACATCGCTCAGTGGTTCAGGGACACCACTACAGAGACCGAGAAGGCCATGAAGTCTCAGAACCAGAAGGAAGACGACTCCGCAGAAGGAGCGCACCACGCCAAGGACATAGAGACCACGGGAGAGATCATGCAGAGAGCTGAGAAGCGCAAGCAGTTCCTGCGGTCAATCATCAAGACCACTCCGTCGCAGTTCGGCACACTGAA GATGAACTCAGACACTGTGGACTACGAAGACGCCTGTTTAGTTGTGCGATATTTGGCCTCTATGAGGCCGTTTGCACAGAGctttgatatttatttaaccCAG ATTTTGAGAGTGCTGGGAGAGAGTGCTATTGCTGTGAGAACGAAAGCGATGAAGTGTCTGTCAGAGGTGGTGGCTGTGGATCCCAGCATTCTGGCCCGG TCGGACATGCAGCGTGGAGTCCACGGTCGGCTAATGGATAACTCCACCAGTGTGCGGGAGGCTGCCGTCGAGCTGCTCGGCCGATTCGTACTGAGTCGTCCACAGCTGACTGAGCAGTACTACGACATGCTCATCGAGAGGATACTg GATACGGGCATTAGTGTGAGAAAGCGGGTGATTAAGATCTTGCGAGACATCTGCCTGGAGCAGCCCTCCTTCAACAAGATCACCGAGATGTGTGTGAAGATGATCCGAAGGGTCAACGATGAAGAAGGCATTAAG AAACTGGTGAATGAAACATTCCAGAAGTTGTGGTTCACTCCGACTCCAAACCACGATAAGGAAACCATGACCAGGAAGATCATCAATATCACTGATGTG GTGTCTGCATGCAGGGATTCTGGTTACGACTGGTTTGAACAGCTGCTTCAGAAC CTGCTCAAGACTGAGGAAGACGCATCCTACAAGCCGACCCGGAAAGCCTGTGCCCAGCTCGTCGACAATCTAGTGGAACACATGCTTAAATACGAGGAGGAGTCTCTCACCG ACTGTGAGAGTAAAGGGGTAAACTCAAATCGCCTCGTGGCCTGCATCACTACACTGTACCTGTTCAGCAAAATCCGAGCCCAGCTGATGGTGAAACACGCTATGACCATGCAGCCCTACCTGACCACCAAGTGCAAC AACCAGAATGATTTCATGGTCATCTGCAATGTAGCTAAAATCTTAGAGCTGGTGGTGCCTTTGATGGACCATCCCAGTGAGACCTTTCTCACCACCATTGAGGAAGACCTTATGAAGCTCATCATAAAATACGGAATGACG gtTGTGCAGCATTGTGTAAGCTGTCTTGGGGCAATAGTGAACAAGGTCACTCACAACTACAAGTTTGTCTGGGCTTGTTTCAACCGGTACTATG GGGCACTAAACAAGCTGAAGACCCAGCACCAGGAGGACTCTACCAGCACGGTGCTGGTGTCCAATAAGCCGGCGCTGCTGCGTTCTCTCTTCACTGTAGGAGCTCTGTGCAGGCACTTTGACTTTGATCGAGAGGAGTTTAAAGGAAATAACAAG GTTGTCATAAAGGACAAGGTGTTGGAGCTGCTTCTGTATTTCACCAAGAACGAAGATGAGGAAGTGCAGACAAAGGCCATCATTGGCTTGG GTTTCCTCTTTATCCAGCACCCGGGGCTAATGTTCGTCCCAGAAGTAAAGACCCTGTACAACGGCCTCCTCTCTGACAGGAAGAAGTCCGTGAACCTGAAGATCCAGGTGCTGAAGAATCTCCAGACGTACTTGCAGGAAGAAGACTCCCGAATGCAGGAAGCTGACAGGGAGT GGAAGAAGCTGTCCAAGCAGGAGGACCTGAAGGAGATGGGTGACATTTCATCGGGTATGAGCAGCTCCATCATGCAGCTGTATCTCAAGCAGGTCCTGGAGGCTTTCTTCCATACGCAGTCCAGTGTGCGTCACTTTGCCCTCAATGTCATCGCTCTGACGCTCAGCCAGGGTCTCATTCACCCTGTGCAG TGTGTGCCCTATTTGATTGCCATGGGAACTGATCCTGAGCCCACGATGAGAAACAAAGCTGACCAGCAGCTGGTAGAAATTGATAAGAAGTATACAGGATTTATTCAC atgaaggctgtggcGGGGATGAAAATGTCCTACCAAGTCCAGCAGGCCATAATGGGGTCCCGGGACTCGATCATCCGGGGTTTCCGCCAGGACGAGTCTAGCTCTGCGCTCTGCTCGCACCTTTTCACCATGGTGCGGGGAAATCGGCAGCACCGGAGAGCCTTCCTCATCTCTCTGCTCAATCTGTTTGATGATAGTGCG AAGACGGAGGTGAACATGCTGCTGTTCATTGCCGACAACCTGGCGTGTTTCCCGTTCCAGACGCAGGAGGAGCCTCTCTTCATCATGCATCACATCGACATCACGTTGTCAGTGTCTGGCAGCAACCTCCTGCAGTCCTTTAAAGAG TCTTTGCTAAAAGAGCCAAGGCCgagggaaaagaagaagaaaaagaaggagcGGGAAAAGAAATACGGCTCAGAGGAGGAAGACGAGGAGGAAGAGTATCGCGAGAGCAGTAggagaagcagcagcagcagcgacGAAGATGACGAGGTTGTCCATAGGTCCAAGAAAGCCAAGCGGGCTGCGGTAAACTCGGATTCGGACTCGGACCTGGAGGCTGACGACGTGGACAAGGTCATGGACCGTCTGCCAGACAACCCGATGCCTCTGCTTGAATTTGCTAACGCCTCTCAGGGCATCCTGCTCCTCTTAGTGCTCAAACAGCACTTAAAGAACCTCTACGGCTTCTCAGACAG CAAAATCCAGAAATACTCGCCCACGGAGTCAGCGAAAGTCTACGACAAAGCGGTGAACAGGAAAGCCAACGTACATTTTAACCCGCGGCAGACGTTGGACTTCCTGACCAACAGTCTCTCCAACGCAGAGCTCACCTACGAAGTCAAGAGAAGGATCGTCAGGCAATACTTGGAC TTTAAGGTACTGATGGAGCACTTGGATCCTGATGAAGAGGACGAGGAAGGTGAGGCGTCGGCTAGCGCCCACGCCAGAAACAAAGCCATCACTGCGCTGCTGGGAGGTTCCAGCCCGAAAAACAATGCTGCTGACTCGTACGACGAAGACAGCGATGGAGATGAGAAAATGCCTGGA tCGTCACGGAGATCCAAAAGAGGCGGCGATTCCGCAGATGCATCAGGTCACATGAACGAAACGGTAGAAGCCATGGACGTCATCGCTATCTGTTGCCCCAAGTACAAGGACCGGCCGCAGATAGCTCGCGTTATCCAGAAGACGAGCAACGGTTACAGCGTGCACTGGATGGCTGGCTCGTACTCTGGCACTTGGGCCGAGGCCAAGAAACGGGACGGACGCAAACTGGTGCCTTGGGTGGACACTATCAAGGAATCGGACATCATTTACAAGAAAATCGCCTTGACGAGCGGGCACAAGCTGACTAACAAAATGGTGCAGACTTTACGCTCACTGTACGCAGCCAAGGAGGGGACTTCCAGCTAA